GATTTTCTCCCTTTCAATCCTGATGATTTGCTGATTGAATCCAGCAGTGCTCTATTGACAGACAAGCACACGAGAGCGGACTGGCAGCCGGTTACATCATGAACGATTGAGACTCTTATTCCTACCTTGGAATTCAAAATTTCATACGGCACTGAAAATCCATGTTGCCCGGATCAGAACTCACTTCCAGAGATTGATTGTGACGTAAAAAAACGCATCGCCGATTAAAAATCAGGATGCGTTGAATGTCAGCTGAATACAGTCGTGATTACTCAGGCACGACGGGTGAAACAAAGTCGGCAGGTTTGAAAGTCAGAACCGAACAGTGAACTTTTTCCAGCATGCGTTCTGCGGTGTTGCCGATGAAAAATCCACTGAGCCCCGATCGTGCCAGGGTTCCCATGGCGAGTAGATTGACTTTATTTTCGGCGATGAATGCAGGAATCGCCTCTTCGGGTGAACCATCCAGCACATGCACCTGCACGCCGTAAGAAAGTGTGCGAAAATCGGTCTGGGCCAGTTGCTCATTCAATTCGTTTTTCACTTCTTCCTGAATATCTTCAGAGCATTTCTTAAGAGTCTGTTCGTTGATACCCAGCCCTTTGAGACGTTCATCAAGCCTCGTATCAATGGCGTGAACCAGATGTATTTTCATATCAGCCACCTGGGCAGCATTGACGATGAAATTCAGGATGTCGCTGCTGACTTCGCTCATATCGCTGGCGACGACGATCTCTGGAACATCGGGTTCTTCATCAACCTTCACAGCATAAACCGGACAGGGGCACTGACGGAACAGGTTCATGACCGTGCCACCAAACAGACGACCGGTAAATCCGTGTGGTCGCGTACCCACCAGGACCATATCATGGTTGTTTTTGATGACTTCCAGAATAATTTCGCGCCAGGGGGGACCCAGGGCCACTTTAGAAGAACTGTCAACGCCCTGCTCTTTTGCCTGTTCAATCAGAGTCTGCATCACAGCAATCGCTTCATCCGTTACATTTTTATGCAGGTGATCCCTATCTTCCTGAATCA
The sequence above is a segment of the Gimesia algae genome. Coding sequences within it:
- a CDS encoding universal stress protein; the encoded protein is MQSINSILVGVDLTHADRLVASDLNEQTAEAVERAIWVARMFNAKLEFFAAIDLSAHTKHLIQEDRDHLHKNVTDEAIAVMQTLIEQAKEQGVDSSSKVALGPPWREIILEVIKNNHDMVLVGTRPHGFTGRLFGGTVMNLFRQCPCPVYAVKVDEEPDVPEIVVASDMSEVSSDILNFIVNAAQVADMKIHLVHAIDTRLDERLKGLGINEQTLKKCSEDIQEEVKNELNEQLAQTDFRTLSYGVQVHVLDGSPEEAIPAFIAENKVNLLAMGTLARSGLSGFFIGNTAERMLEKVHCSVLTFKPADFVSPVVPE